In Streptomyces paludis, the genomic stretch CGACCTGCATATGTGAGCGGGCCGCCTCCAGGCTGATGACATCGGCGTCGAGATCGTCGATGGCCTGGACGATGTCACCGAACTCGGCGTAGCACATATGCGTATGGATCTGGGTGTCCGGGCGTACGCCCCCGGTGGTGAGCCGGAACGACTCGGTCGCCCAGGCCAGATACGCGGCGCGGTCGGCGGCGCGCAGCGGGAGCGTCTCGCGCAGGGCCGGTTCGTCCACCTGGATCACCGAAGTCCCGGACGCCTCAAGGTCGTTCACCTCGTCGCGCAGGGCGAGGGCGACCTGCCGCGCGGTGTCGCCGAGCGGCTGGTCGTCGCGGACGAAGGACCAGGCGAGCATGGTGACGGGCCCGGTGAGCATGCCCTTGACCGGGCGGTCGGTGAGCGACTGCGCGTAGGACGTCCAGCGCACCGTCATCGGCTCGGGGCGTGAGATGTCCCCGGCGAGCACCGGCGGCCGGACATAGCGGGTGCCGTACGACTGGACCCAGCCGCTGCGCGTGGCGACATAGCCGGTGAGCTGTTCGGCGAAGTACTGGACCATGTCGTTGCGTTCGGGTTCGCCGTGCACCAGGACATCGAGACCGGCCTTCTCCTGGAAGGAGACGACCTCCCCGATCTCGGCCCGGATGCGCTCCTCGTACCCGTCCGCGCCGATCCGTCCCGTGCGCAGGTCGGCGCGGGCCGCGCGCAACTCGTCGGTCTGCGGGAACGAACCGATGGTCGTCGTCGGCAGCAGCGGCAGCCCGAGCCGGGCGCGCTGGGCACCGGCGCGTTCGGCGTACGGCAGGGAGCGGTGGCCGTCGGCGTCGGTGACGGCGGCGGCCCTGGCCCGTACCGCCGGGTCACGGGTGATCGCCGAGACCGTACGGGAGGCGAGGGCGGCCCGGTTGGCGGCGATCTCCTCCGCGATGGCGCCGGTGCCCCGGGCCAGCCCCTGCGCCAGGGTCACGATCTCGGCGGTCTTCTGCCGGGCGAAGGCGAGCCAGCGCAGGATCTCCGGCTCGATGTCCCGCTCGGCCGCGGCGTCGAGCGGCACATGCAGCAGGGAGCAGGAGGCGGCTACATCGACCTGGCCGGCCAGGCCGAGAAGGGTGGCGAGGGTGGCCAGCGACTTCTCGAAGTCGTTGATCCAGATGTTGCGCCCGTTGACGACGCCCGCGACGAGCCGCTTGCCGGGCAGCCCGCCGACGGCGGCGAGATCCTCCAGATTGGCCGCCGCCGCGTCGGTGAAGTCGAGCGCCAGCCCCTCGACCGGCGCCTTGGCCAGCACGGGCAGCGCCTCGCCCAGCCGGTCGAAGTACGAGGCGACCAGCAGCTTCGGCCGGTCGGTCCGGCCGCCGAGGTCACGGTACGCACGGGCGGCGGCGTTCAGTTCGGCGGGCGTCCGGTCCTCGGCCAGCGCGGGCTCGTCGAGCTGTGTCCACTCGGCACCGGCGGCGCGCAGATCGGCGAGCACCTCGGCGTAGACGGGCAGCAGCCGGTCCAGCAGCGTCAGCGGTTCGAAACCGGCCGCCACCCCGGGCGCGGGCTTGGCCAGCAGCAGATACGTGACGGGGCCGACCAGGACCGGGCGGGCGCTCAGCCCGAGCGCGAGGGCCTCCTTCAACTGGGCGACCTGCTGGGCGGAGTCGGCGGTGAAGACGGTGTCGGGGCCGAGTTCGGGGACCAGATAGTGGTAGTTGGTGTCGAACCACTTGGTCATCTCCAGCGGCGCCACGTCCTGGGTGCCGCGGGCCATCGCGAAGTAGCCGTCGAGCGCGTCGGCGGCGACGGCCGCGCGGTGCCGCGCCGGGACGGCGCCGACCATGACGCTGGTGTCCAGGACATGGTCGTAGTACGAGAAGTCACCGGTCGGCACCTCGTGCACACCGGCGTCCGCCAACTGCCCCCAGTTGGACCGGCGCAGACCGGCCGCCGTCTCCCGGAGGGCTGCCGCGGTGACACGGCCCTTCCAGTACCCCTCGACGGCCTTCTTCAGTTCCCGGTGCTGTCCCTGGCGGGGGTAGCCGTACACGGTGGCCCGTGCTGCCGCGGCCGCGGACTTCGCTGTCACGGAAATCTCCTTCGCGAGATGACTCCTGAACATCCCGGCGACAGGACGCGAGCGCGAAGGGGTGACGGACCGGACGGACCGGTGCCGCGCCCGCCGGGGCGCGCTCGTCCGCCTGGTATGCACGCCGACCCGCCCACGAGGTCACCGGGAAATCCGTACGCGATCGGTCGCGTACGGGCAACGGGCAGGTCTTCGGACTCGCGGGCAGTTCTGCCGAGGCAGATTCCAGATTCCTACTGGCCGTCGCTTCCCGGATCCTGACCGGATCCAGTGCTTGATGACGGCGGTCGTTCCCACTCACCGCTGCGGGGCAGTCCCGGATTTCCACCGGGTTCCCTCTTACGACGCGTCTGCCTGGCGGACAGGGCGAACCAGCTGCACCCGACAGGGTAGAGCGTGGCCGGGGCGCCGGCCGCCACCGCCCGCATTCCGGGACGTGACGTGGGACACGGGAGGCGCGGCGCCCGCTTTTTCGTCCCCTCTCCACTCTCCCCTCCTCCCCTCTCCCGGGATTCTCCGCAATTCTGGTACTCCGGCGTGTGCCCACACTTTTCGGAAAAGCGCAAATGAGTTCCACGGATGCTCCCGCCCTTTTCTGTGCCCACACCTTCGGGTGTTCCGTCAAGCGCGAGAACCATCACATTACGAGATCCTCCGGAGGGGCCGTAACCGCAGGCCACAGGGTGTTAGGGTTCGTATTCGTCCCGAGCGCAAGTTGTATGCCGTATCGGCCATCCTTCCCTCGGATTGCATCACGCGCACCCCACTCCACCGGAGACACCGGGAGTGGTGCACTCTTCCCTTTTTCCCGGAGCGGGAATTGACTCGCCGAGTCCGTTTCCAGTTCCGGGAGAATGTTTCCGTCCCCATTCCTTGGAGCTTCTTTCCATGTCTGCGCACTCCACGACCGCCGCTTCCGCCGCACCGCCGGGCACGTCAGGGGCCGCCGGGGCCCCGTCCGGCGGGCGGCATCTCGGGCTGGCCCTGTTCGTGATCGCCGCGGCCCAGCTGATGGTGGTCCTCGACGCCACCATCACCAATATCGCCCTGCCCAGCATGCAGACCGACCTCGGCGTGTCGGACGCGAATCTGGCCTGGATCGTCAACTCGTACGCGCTGGCGTTCGGCGGGCTGCTGCTGCTCGGCGGGCGGGCCGGTGACCTGTACGGACGGCGGCGC encodes the following:
- the metE gene encoding 5-methyltetrahydropteroyltriglutamate--homocysteine S-methyltransferase; translation: MTAKSAAAAARATVYGYPRQGQHRELKKAVEGYWKGRVTAAALRETAAGLRRSNWGQLADAGVHEVPTGDFSYYDHVLDTSVMVGAVPARHRAAVAADALDGYFAMARGTQDVAPLEMTKWFDTNYHYLVPELGPDTVFTADSAQQVAQLKEALALGLSARPVLVGPVTYLLLAKPAPGVAAGFEPLTLLDRLLPVYAEVLADLRAAGAEWTQLDEPALAEDRTPAELNAAARAYRDLGGRTDRPKLLVASYFDRLGEALPVLAKAPVEGLALDFTDAAAANLEDLAAVGGLPGKRLVAGVVNGRNIWINDFEKSLATLATLLGLAGQVDVAASCSLLHVPLDAAAERDIEPEILRWLAFARQKTAEIVTLAQGLARGTGAIAEEIAANRAALASRTVSAITRDPAVRARAAAVTDADGHRSLPYAERAGAQRARLGLPLLPTTTIGSFPQTDELRAARADLRTGRIGADGYEERIRAEIGEVVSFQEKAGLDVLVHGEPERNDMVQYFAEQLTGYVATRSGWVQSYGTRYVRPPVLAGDISRPEPMTVRWTSYAQSLTDRPVKGMLTGPVTMLAWSFVRDDQPLGDTARQVALALRDEVNDLEASGTSVIQVDEPALRETLPLRAADRAAYLAWATESFRLTTGGVRPDTQIHTHMCYAEFGDIVQAIDDLDADVISLEAARSHMQVARELAAHGYPREAGPGVYDIHSPRVPSAEEAAELLRTGLRAIPAERLWVNPDCGLKTRGWPETRASLENLVAAARTVRGELPA